The following coding sequences are from one uncultured Tateyamaria sp. window:
- a CDS encoding glycerophosphodiester phosphodiesterase family protein, whose translation MAAAGPIIAHRGASAQKPENTIAAFEAAHAAGCRWIELDAQVLDDGGVIVMHDHTFDRTTNGAGPVAMSNMATVRALRTRDPQTGDLTDEGIPTLSSAIELCAETGLGLILEIKATWGIDADDARAVGDLLPASPEFPIMVTSFSVTALRTVSQTRPDIDLGLASLRPPRDPSAVKAALGLSAIHCNAEWTTAQDISAMHAAGLDVAIATINDAEMARRFLQDGADGIMTDWPRLLDAD comes from the coding sequence ATGGCCGCCGCAGGACCCATTATCGCCCATCGCGGCGCCTCCGCTCAAAAGCCGGAAAACACGATTGCAGCCTTCGAAGCGGCCCATGCCGCGGGGTGTCGCTGGATCGAGCTTGATGCCCAGGTCCTCGACGATGGCGGCGTCATCGTGATGCATGACCACACGTTTGACCGCACGACCAATGGGGCGGGGCCGGTGGCCATGTCCAACATGGCAACGGTGCGCGCCCTTCGGACGCGCGATCCTCAGACCGGCGACTTGACTGATGAAGGCATTCCCACCTTGTCCAGTGCAATCGAGCTTTGCGCGGAAACAGGCCTTGGGTTGATACTCGAGATCAAGGCGACCTGGGGCATCGATGCCGACGACGCGCGCGCGGTTGGCGATCTGCTTCCTGCGTCACCGGAGTTTCCGATTATGGTCACCAGTTTTTCGGTCACGGCCTTGCGCACGGTTTCGCAAACGCGCCCCGACATCGATCTCGGTCTGGCCAGCTTGCGCCCGCCGCGCGATCCTTCGGCAGTCAAGGCCGCGCTCGGACTGTCGGCCATCCATTGCAACGCTGAATGGACAACCGCGCAGGACATATCTGCGATGCACGCCGCTGGCCTGGACGTGGCCATCGCCACCATCAATGACGCCGAAATGGCCCGTCGTTTTCTGCAGGACGGTGCTGATGGGATCATGACCGACTGGCCCAGACTTTTGGATGCCGATTGA
- a CDS encoding endonuclease/exonuclease/phosphatase family protein — translation MKIISYNIQYGLGRDGVYDLNRIAAEVADADIIALQEVERFWKRSGMVDQPAELGRLLPDHHWVYGANLDMDASYRSEGGALINRRRQFGTMLMSRMPILSSRNFPLPKLGLTDHHSIQQGALECVINTEFGPVRFYSIHLSHLCPETRLPQIRALLDIHARAPAEGGAWCGGHPDPKSGWTEGAMPPMPDEAVLLGDFNFEPGSEEYALLTGPMTQRYGRLGSIKGFFDSWTLAGNEERSGQTIADQAARIDYCFLTAGLRRFVRKAHIQASATGSDHFPLEIALS, via the coding sequence TTGAAGATCATCTCTTACAATATCCAATACGGCCTCGGTCGTGACGGGGTCTATGATCTGAACCGGATCGCGGCCGAGGTTGCAGACGCAGACATCATTGCGCTGCAAGAAGTGGAACGGTTCTGGAAACGATCCGGAATGGTGGACCAGCCAGCCGAACTGGGGCGCCTTTTGCCCGACCATCATTGGGTCTATGGTGCCAACCTGGATATGGACGCCAGCTATCGCAGCGAGGGCGGCGCGCTAATCAATCGCCGCCGACAGTTCGGCACAATGCTTATGTCAAGGATGCCGATCCTTTCCAGCAGGAACTTCCCCTTGCCCAAGCTTGGCCTGACCGATCACCATTCGATCCAGCAAGGCGCGCTTGAATGCGTCATCAACACAGAGTTTGGGCCCGTGCGCTTCTATTCGATCCATCTTAGTCATCTTTGCCCCGAAACGCGCCTGCCGCAGATCCGCGCCCTGCTTGACATCCATGCCCGCGCCCCTGCCGAAGGGGGCGCATGGTGCGGGGGCCACCCCGATCCGAAAAGCGGTTGGACAGAAGGTGCCATGCCGCCGATGCCCGATGAGGCCGTCCTTTTGGGCGATTTCAATTTCGAGCCCGGGTCGGAGGAATATGCGCTTCTCACAGGCCCAATGACGCAAAGATACGGCCGCCTTGGCTCCATCAAGGGTTTTTTCGACAGTTGGACACTCGCGGGTAACGAGGAAAGGTCCGGACAAACGATCGCAGACCAAGCAGCGCGCATCGACTACTGTTTTTTGACGGCAGGATTGCGGAGGTTCGTCAGGAAGGCGCACATCCAAGCATCCGCAACCGGGTCGGATCATTTTCCCTTGGAAATAGCGCTTTCTTGA
- a CDS encoding nuclear transport factor 2 family protein: MTETARAFFEACETGKGWDGCATYCNADASFACQSGALADTHTLEAYAEWMKGLLTPIPDGHYELKGFASDEDRSIVLAFAVFHGTQSGPGGPVDPTGANVASDYVYAMEFAGGKIAHMTKIWNDGHALAQLGWA, translated from the coding sequence ATGACAGAGACAGCACGGGCCTTTTTCGAAGCCTGCGAGACAGGCAAAGGTTGGGATGGGTGCGCCACGTATTGCAATGCGGACGCCAGTTTTGCGTGCCAGTCTGGCGCGCTGGCGGACACGCACACTCTTGAAGCCTATGCAGAGTGGATGAAGGGCCTGCTCACACCTATTCCGGATGGCCATTATGAGCTGAAAGGGTTCGCATCCGACGAAGACCGCAGCATCGTGCTGGCCTTTGCTGTTTTCCATGGCACGCAATCAGGTCCCGGCGGGCCTGTCGATCCTACCGGAGCGAATGTCGCATCAGACTATGTTTACGCCATGGAATTCGCCGGCGGGAAAATCGCGCACATGACCAAGATCTGGAATGACGGTCATGCGTTGGCGCAACTTGGCTGGGCCTAA
- a CDS encoding ABC transporter ATP-binding protein, whose translation MVDRPVSLMVSNISKVFEDGFTALTGIDLTVSQGEFLTLLGPSGCGKTTLLKTIAGFHIPTSGRIELSGQDITENPPEKRDMAMCFQSYALFPHLSVADNIDFGPRQNRVPRSERFERLERLLGQVELEPHRDKLPNKLSGGQQQRVALARALAMQPAVVLFDEPLSNLDAKLRDQVRREIRGLQKEFGFTAIYVTHDQSEALSMSDRVVVMRNGRIDQIGTPEDVYNRPTTAFVADFIGAANMLPFERGANGHVTTPIGTLAVNDAPDPSASYLVWRPEDAEPCAPDEAGAITAEMTERAYQGAYTELHVRVGSSPEQRLHLPHAHMPSDTRISFRLPPDRLRFVTGEIA comes from the coding sequence ATGGTCGATCGGCCGGTTTCTTTGATGGTGTCGAACATCTCAAAGGTGTTTGAAGACGGCTTTACCGCGCTCACCGGGATCGACTTGACCGTCTCGCAGGGTGAATTTCTGACGCTGCTTGGCCCTTCGGGATGCGGTAAAACCACTCTTTTGAAAACCATTGCCGGTTTTCATATCCCGACCAGTGGCCGGATCGAGCTGTCGGGACAGGACATCACCGAAAACCCGCCAGAAAAGCGCGATATGGCGATGTGTTTTCAGTCTTACGCTCTGTTTCCTCATCTCAGCGTTGCCGACAACATCGACTTTGGGCCACGCCAGAACCGCGTGCCTCGATCCGAGCGGTTTGAACGTCTGGAACGCCTGTTGGGCCAAGTGGAACTGGAGCCGCATCGCGACAAATTGCCCAACAAGCTGTCGGGCGGCCAGCAACAGCGGGTCGCCCTTGCCCGAGCGCTGGCAATGCAACCTGCCGTCGTTCTGTTCGACGAACCACTTTCCAATCTGGACGCAAAACTTCGCGATCAGGTACGCCGCGAAATTCGCGGCCTCCAAAAGGAATTCGGCTTTACGGCGATCTACGTCACCCATGACCAGTCCGAAGCCTTGTCAATGTCCGATCGCGTCGTCGTCATGCGCAATGGACGCATAGACCAGATCGGGACGCCCGAAGACGTCTATAACCGCCCGACCACAGCTTTCGTCGCGGATTTCATCGGGGCGGCGAACATGCTCCCGTTCGAACGCGGTGCGAACGGTCATGTGACCACACCCATCGGAACGCTTGCGGTGAACGACGCGCCCGATCCATCGGCCAGCTATCTTGTCTGGCGACCCGAGGACGCCGAACCCTGCGCGCCGGACGAGGCCGGCGCGATCACAGCCGAGATGACAGAGCGCGCTTATCAGGGCGCATACACCGAATTGCATGTTCGGGTCGGAAGCTCGCCCGAACAACGGCTCCACCTGCCGCATGCGCATATGCCATCTGATACGCGCATCAGCTTTCGCCTGCCCCCCGACCGGTTGCGCTTTGTCACCGGAGAGATTGCATGA
- a CDS encoding glycerophosphodiester phosphodiesterase family protein — MMDVCRIAAHRGGALEQIENTLPTFRHAVAIGADEVELDIHRSADGVVVVHHDATLDRMTSGQGAIGDHDHASLQTLRVGASETARIPTLEAVLPVLAASSVTLRLEVKRAPDGAAYPGMLAQAIDRVVAHGLERRFYVTSFHVDDLASLASVLGDAKSLLLMEDQTYRAIGPDGLSRKLDTANTREVALPIGSVDADLLEQMQKRGIVMSAFGCHDEARIRKALQLQLPVFTTDRPSLALALRRQAKTT, encoded by the coding sequence ATGATGGATGTCTGCAGAATTGCCGCGCACAGAGGCGGCGCGTTGGAGCAAATAGAAAACACGCTTCCGACGTTTCGGCATGCCGTTGCCATAGGCGCCGACGAGGTCGAACTTGACATTCATCGGTCCGCAGATGGCGTGGTCGTCGTGCATCATGACGCAACACTCGATCGCATGACCAGCGGACAGGGCGCGATTGGGGATCATGACCATGCATCGCTCCAGACCCTGCGCGTCGGGGCGTCGGAAACGGCGAGAATTCCCACTCTCGAAGCCGTACTTCCTGTCCTTGCTGCATCATCTGTGACCTTGCGCCTGGAGGTGAAACGCGCGCCTGATGGGGCCGCCTATCCCGGAATGCTCGCGCAAGCCATTGACCGCGTCGTGGCGCATGGATTGGAACGGAGGTTCTATGTGACGTCGTTCCACGTTGACGATCTGGCGTCCCTTGCAAGTGTTCTGGGCGACGCGAAGTCCCTGCTTTTGATGGAAGATCAGACGTATCGCGCCATTGGTCCGGACGGACTTTCGCGCAAGCTCGATACCGCCAACACGCGAGAAGTTGCTTTGCCGATCGGATCTGTCGATGCTGACCTGCTCGAGCAGATGCAAAAGCGCGGCATCGTCATGAGTGCGTTTGGATGTCACGATGAGGCCCGGATCAGGAAGGCGCTTCAGTTGCAGCTTCCGGTCTTCACGACGGATCGACCGAGCCTTGCCCTTGCGCTGCGGCGACAGGCCAAAACGACCTGA
- a CDS encoding GAF domain-containing protein translates to MVAQHFAEGIMSDTAQSIETLSKREAEVANAYADGASYKVIARDLGISPTTVRSHLRTVYGKLNVTSKIALAQALADPDAQSAEHQNAADLTADLALELDEAMRRERTMTRVLRIIKESSGNLDEVIDEVLEQALEICEAEFGILMAHHGDFTFTEMRSSHISAPFAAWLSEQGLFNPGSDTAVGRAARSLKPVSIADVNAEDVAYEDNPLRFATLKFGQARSLAAIPMTAGGRLIGVFSVYRTRVHPFNDRALELAQAFADQAAIAIENSAHINEMEARLERSSATREILDAISASSDDEGPVFDAILRNAAKLCDAPMARLELADAARQTHYCAAAWGDAMRSFKVGEALPLDQPNDLPTAIREGVVRHIHDLSKSELYLSGNPTRVRMVEEEGYRTYLCVPLIASGVSIGAIVLSRREVAPFSDESIRLVENLAIQAVIAIENVRRFRALRDRLERAAATREVLEAISAASDDERPVFDAILGNARKLCDAPFAALILGRETDDHQTMIAHHGALQSTEELYSQGQVPMDPNKSFAARAIIEKRPVHLHNMMETEQYRAGVPNVVELCDVQGIRTNLFVPLIRDGIGIGCFIIFRHEVRPYTDEQIALVETFATQAVIALDNVRQFRDLRQRLEREAATREILQVINQNRKDARPVFDAILKNAIDLCGASAGALTLGAKGDTHQRMAVSQGVSQATLDVYERGEVSMNPDISMAAKAILSGDVVHVADMADTDGYRAGVSHYTSVVDDTGIRTNLFVPLMTPEGGEGVLVLFRKEVKPYTPDEIALVETFAAQAAIALENVRQFRAVETRLEREKASSDILTMISQSRDNEAPVFELILRRAADLCNAHAAALAMGQAGDTHQTMEASYGLDPATIKVYDEGRVPMDPTLSVGAQAILTQKTIHVPDMAETDAYKKGVSVFVSVVEENGTRTNLLVPLVTSEGAIGVLILFRKEVKPYTDDEIALVETFAAQAVIAIENARQFRDLQARTSEVQGLNASLEAKVDAQVVEIERMGRLKRFLPAAVADTVVSSGSEKMLQSHRALLGVLFCDIRGFTAFCETAEPEETIEVLQTYHEEMGKLINEHGAGVDLRMGDGVMVLFNDPVPCDDPAGDAVRLAIAMRARMAELCTGWKRLGHRLGFGVGVSLGYATVGLVGFAGRFDYTASGTAINLASRLCDEAVDGEILLSTRAGIAVEDSFEVETRGELSLKGIREPIEVFRLSGEI, encoded by the coding sequence ATGGTCGCGCAACACTTTGCCGAGGGTATTATGTCGGACACGGCGCAATCGATTGAAACACTGTCAAAACGAGAGGCTGAGGTGGCCAATGCCTATGCGGACGGTGCCAGCTACAAGGTCATTGCCCGTGACCTTGGCATATCCCCGACCACCGTTCGATCTCATTTGCGCACGGTCTATGGCAAACTGAATGTTACATCGAAAATCGCCTTGGCGCAGGCGCTAGCGGATCCAGATGCCCAATCGGCCGAGCACCAGAATGCAGCGGATCTGACCGCTGATCTGGCGCTGGAACTGGATGAGGCCATGCGGCGCGAACGGACAATGACGCGTGTTCTACGGATCATCAAAGAGAGCAGTGGAAACCTCGATGAAGTAATTGACGAAGTCCTGGAACAGGCGCTGGAAATCTGCGAGGCGGAGTTCGGCATTCTGATGGCGCATCACGGTGATTTCACCTTCACCGAAATGCGTTCCAGCCACATAAGTGCGCCTTTTGCCGCCTGGCTGTCAGAACAAGGGCTGTTCAATCCAGGATCGGACACAGCTGTTGGGCGGGCGGCCCGGTCTCTGAAGCCGGTCAGCATTGCAGATGTGAACGCAGAGGACGTTGCATACGAAGACAACCCGTTGCGTTTTGCGACCCTCAAGTTTGGTCAGGCGCGGTCACTGGCGGCGATCCCGATGACGGCTGGCGGGCGTTTGATTGGGGTGTTCAGTGTGTATCGGACCCGTGTGCACCCGTTCAATGACCGTGCCCTGGAACTGGCGCAAGCCTTTGCCGATCAGGCGGCCATCGCAATTGAAAACTCCGCTCACATTAATGAGATGGAAGCCCGGCTCGAGCGGTCGTCCGCGACCCGCGAAATTCTGGATGCGATCAGCGCGTCGAGCGATGACGAAGGGCCGGTGTTCGACGCCATATTGCGCAATGCTGCCAAGCTCTGCGATGCGCCGATGGCCCGACTGGAGTTGGCTGACGCTGCGCGGCAGACACATTATTGCGCGGCTGCCTGGGGTGATGCGATGCGGTCGTTCAAGGTGGGCGAGGCCCTGCCCCTTGATCAACCGAACGATCTACCGACCGCCATCCGTGAAGGTGTGGTGCGCCATATCCACGACCTGTCGAAATCGGAGCTTTATCTAAGCGGCAACCCGACCCGTGTGAGGATGGTGGAGGAGGAAGGCTACCGCACCTATCTATGTGTGCCTCTCATCGCGTCCGGTGTCAGTATCGGCGCAATTGTCCTCAGCCGCCGCGAAGTCGCCCCCTTCTCGGACGAGAGTATCCGCCTCGTTGAAAATCTCGCCATTCAGGCGGTCATCGCGATTGAGAACGTCCGCCGGTTTCGCGCGTTGCGGGATCGGCTGGAACGGGCCGCAGCCACGCGTGAAGTTCTTGAGGCTATCAGCGCCGCAAGTGACGATGAACGGCCAGTGTTCGACGCTATTCTGGGCAACGCCCGCAAACTCTGCGACGCGCCGTTCGCAGCACTCATACTGGGACGTGAGACCGACGACCACCAGACCATGATCGCGCATCACGGTGCGCTTCAAAGCACCGAAGAGTTATACAGCCAAGGCCAAGTGCCAATGGACCCGAACAAGTCCTTTGCCGCGCGCGCCATCATCGAAAAGCGTCCTGTACACCTGCATAACATGATGGAGACAGAACAGTACCGTGCAGGCGTGCCCAACGTCGTTGAACTCTGCGATGTCCAAGGTATCCGCACCAACCTTTTTGTCCCGCTCATTCGGGACGGGATCGGCATCGGTTGTTTCATCATATTCCGTCACGAGGTGCGCCCCTACACCGACGAACAAATCGCCCTGGTCGAGACCTTCGCCACTCAGGCCGTCATCGCCTTGGACAACGTCCGGCAGTTCCGGGACCTCCGGCAGCGTTTGGAGCGAGAGGCCGCGACGCGCGAAATCCTGCAAGTCATCAATCAAAACCGTAAAGATGCGCGGCCCGTTTTTGACGCTATTCTGAAGAACGCGATTGATCTTTGCGGCGCAAGCGCCGGTGCTCTGACGCTCGGGGCCAAGGGCGATACGCATCAACGCATGGCCGTTTCTCAGGGCGTCAGTCAGGCAACACTTGATGTGTATGAGCGCGGTGAGGTGTCGATGAACCCCGACATCTCAATGGCAGCCAAAGCGATCCTGTCCGGTGATGTGGTCCACGTGGCGGATATGGCCGATACGGATGGGTATCGCGCTGGCGTATCGCATTATACCTCCGTGGTTGACGACACGGGTATCCGCACGAACCTGTTTGTGCCCTTGATGACTCCCGAAGGCGGCGAAGGTGTCTTGGTGCTGTTCCGCAAAGAGGTGAAGCCCTACACACCTGACGAAATCGCGCTGGTCGAAACCTTTGCCGCGCAAGCCGCGATTGCTCTCGAAAATGTCCGGCAGTTTCGCGCGGTTGAAACCCGACTGGAGCGGGAAAAAGCCTCAAGCGATATTCTGACAATGATCAGTCAAAGCCGGGATAACGAAGCGCCGGTGTTTGAGTTGATCCTGAGACGCGCCGCGGATTTGTGCAATGCGCATGCCGCGGCCCTTGCAATGGGTCAGGCCGGGGATACGCATCAGACGATGGAGGCGTCCTACGGCTTGGATCCTGCGACGATCAAGGTCTATGACGAAGGACGTGTCCCTATGGACCCGACTCTGTCCGTTGGTGCGCAAGCCATCCTGACGCAAAAAACAATCCACGTCCCGGACATGGCGGAAACAGACGCCTACAAGAAAGGCGTGTCCGTATTTGTCTCCGTGGTCGAAGAGAACGGCACCCGAACCAATCTGCTTGTCCCGCTCGTCACCAGCGAAGGCGCCATTGGGGTGCTGATCCTGTTCCGCAAAGAGGTAAAGCCCTACACGGACGACGAAATTGCGCTGGTCGAGACGTTCGCCGCACAAGCCGTCATCGCGATCGAGAATGCGCGCCAGTTCAGGGACCTGCAGGCGCGGACGTCCGAGGTTCAGGGACTGAACGCCTCGCTCGAGGCCAAGGTCGACGCGCAGGTTGTCGAAATAGAGCGGATGGGACGATTGAAACGTTTCCTCCCGGCTGCCGTCGCGGACACTGTCGTGTCCTCGGGCTCCGAGAAGATGCTGCAAAGCCACCGCGCCCTGTTGGGGGTCCTGTTTTGCGACATCCGCGGCTTTACTGCGTTCTGCGAAACGGCAGAACCTGAAGAGACGATTGAGGTCTTGCAGACCTACCATGAAGAGATGGGCAAACTGATAAATGAGCATGGCGCAGGTGTTGACCTTCGCATGGGGGATGGCGTCATGGTGTTATTCAATGACCCGGTCCCTTGCGATGACCCCGCCGGTGACGCGGTGCGCCTTGCCATTGCGATGCGCGCGCGGATGGCTGAATTGTGTACCGGATGGAAGCGACTTGGCCACCGCCTGGGCTTTGGCGTCGGCGTCTCACTCGGGTATGCCACAGTTGGCCTTGTCGGGTTTGCAGGCCGGTTTGACTACACCGCATCCGGCACCGCAATCAACCTTGCGTCACGGCTGTGCGATGAGGCTGTCGACGGCGAAATCCTGCTAAGCACGCGGGCCGGGATTGCTGTCGAGGACAGTTTTGAAGTTGAGACCCGTGGGGAACTCAGTTTGAAAGGGATCCGCGAGCCTATCGAGGTTTTCAGGCTGTCGGGAGAGATATGA
- a CDS encoding ABC transporter permease yields the protein MNWRRTGTILLLLLPGLGLILVMIGSVFYVAVMQSLGFFNLVGEDTFSLEHWQKVLDSRSFNRAFQYSAYIATVSAIGSVALAYPIAIWLRRPFRGSLVVSALLKAPLFVPGLVAAFLFINIVAYHGILNQLFIWLGFIDAPIRMQNDRGAWGVVFLQLWKNMPFALLLLSGAVQGISDEVLDAARDLGAGGWDRFRKVIAPLSVSAMQAALIIIFIQAAGDFAFQVTAGPTNVQSMSQLMVFLKDSFGRWNQAAVVGVCLMGLALGGSLLLAMTSRLLLRGGRW from the coding sequence ATGAACTGGCGGCGCACGGGCACGATCCTGCTTTTGCTCCTCCCGGGACTTGGCCTGATCCTGGTCATGATTGGCTCGGTTTTCTACGTCGCCGTCATGCAAAGCCTTGGGTTCTTCAACCTTGTGGGCGAGGACACGTTCTCGCTCGAGCATTGGCAAAAAGTTCTCGACAGTCGCTCCTTCAACCGGGCGTTTCAGTACTCGGCCTATATCGCCACGGTCAGCGCCATTGGATCCGTGGCGCTGGCCTATCCGATTGCGATCTGGTTGCGCCGCCCGTTTCGCGGATCGCTTGTCGTCTCGGCCTTGCTCAAGGCACCGCTGTTCGTGCCGGGCCTTGTGGCCGCGTTCTTGTTCATTAATATCGTCGCCTACCACGGCATCCTCAATCAATTGTTCATCTGGCTTGGCTTTATCGACGCACCGATCCGGATGCAGAACGACCGTGGGGCATGGGGGGTCGTGTTCCTCCAGCTTTGGAAAAACATGCCCTTCGCGCTGCTCCTTCTGTCCGGCGCGGTGCAGGGCATCTCGGATGAGGTGCTTGATGCGGCGCGCGATCTTGGCGCCGGGGGCTGGGATCGCTTTCGCAAGGTGATCGCGCCCTTGTCAGTGTCAGCCATGCAGGCCGCGCTGATCATCATTTTCATCCAGGCCGCAGGCGACTTTGCGTTTCAGGTCACTGCAGGCCCGACGAACGTGCAGTCGATGTCCCAGTTGATGGTCTTTCTCAAGGACAGTTTTGGGCGCTGGAATCAGGCCGCGGTCGTTGGGGTCTGCCTGATGGGTCTGGCCCTCGGCGGATCGCTTCTTTTGGCGATGACCTCCCGGCTCTTGCTGCGGGGGGGACGATGGTAA
- a CDS encoding extracellular solute-binding protein: protein MKPQPACTFNPEKETMYRTLIASAALAALATGAAAEGHSDLLSKPWDEIVAQAKEEGEVSWFVWYFQPQYREIADAFTAEFGIDVTIPEGTHDGNIEKFLAEARRDTGDIDVLAMGLDRIDLFDPAEMTVGPLTDVLPNGPKMVTELGGYDGMGYAFAYWGNQTGIAYDPEVLSFEDAPQTVEDFKAFFANEPGKFGFNYENGGSGPSFIQNIARHVTELPEAEFLDGAVSEEKMAMMQPAWDWFLDDPEGYVITASNTDSLVRLSNREFAAVAAWEDHLFNLQGKGEVDDRIAFYIPEFGMNGGGNYNVVPANAPNPAAALVFMNWVSSAETQTKFNEVFGAAPMHPDADDSNALVPNDMRAFQTIWPGNPFNTEIRQAFIENVALER from the coding sequence ATGAAACCGCAGCCCGCCTGCACCTTCAATCCGGAGAAAGAGACCATGTATCGCACCCTTATCGCATCTGCTGCACTCGCAGCGTTGGCCACCGGCGCCGCGGCCGAAGGCCACTCGGACCTTCTGTCCAAGCCTTGGGACGAGATCGTCGCCCAAGCCAAGGAAGAAGGCGAAGTCAGCTGGTTCGTCTGGTATTTCCAGCCCCAGTATCGCGAGATCGCCGACGCGTTCACCGCCGAATTCGGGATCGATGTGACGATCCCCGAAGGCACCCATGATGGCAATATCGAGAAATTCCTCGCCGAAGCCCGCCGTGACACGGGTGACATCGACGTTCTGGCCATGGGCCTTGACCGCATCGACCTGTTCGATCCTGCCGAGATGACCGTTGGCCCGCTGACGGATGTGCTTCCCAATGGCCCCAAGATGGTCACCGAACTGGGCGGCTATGATGGCATGGGCTATGCCTTTGCCTATTGGGGCAACCAGACCGGCATCGCCTATGATCCCGAAGTCCTGTCCTTCGAGGACGCGCCGCAAACGGTTGAAGATTTCAAGGCGTTTTTCGCAAACGAGCCCGGCAAGTTCGGCTTCAACTATGAAAACGGCGGATCCGGCCCGTCCTTCATCCAGAACATCGCCCGCCACGTCACCGAACTGCCGGAAGCCGAGTTCCTCGATGGCGCCGTATCCGAAGAAAAGATGGCGATGATGCAACCGGCCTGGGACTGGTTCCTTGACGATCCCGAAGGCTACGTGATCACCGCATCCAATACCGATAGCCTTGTGCGGCTATCCAACCGCGAGTTCGCAGCGGTGGCCGCGTGGGAAGACCACCTGTTCAACCTTCAGGGCAAGGGCGAAGTCGACGACCGTATTGCGTTTTACATCCCAGAGTTTGGCATGAACGGTGGCGGCAACTACAACGTCGTGCCGGCGAATGCGCCGAACCCTGCGGCGGCTCTTGTCTTCATGAACTGGGTCAGCTCGGCTGAAACGCAGACCAAGTTCAACGAGGTCTTTGGTGCCGCTCCGATGCATCCCGACGCAGACGACAGCAACGCGCTGGTGCCCAACGACATGCGCGCCTTCCAGACGATCTGGCCGGGCAACCCGTTCAACACGGAAATCCGTCAGGCCTTCATCGAAAACGTCGCTCTCGAGCGCTGA
- a CDS encoding ABC transporter permease: MVSLTDTPTAPEKSRPSRRQKGSGLNRLLMGMLLVICTIWLVVPFAMAVVWSLVDPETGWNYPDILPPSLSFARWVDVWTTTALPDALRNSYLLAPTAAFITLLLATPTAYCFARYDFPGKGLAQVATLLPLVVPGFVLAIFFSSLIFKLGIYSRFLSILIAHCVLFLPYAIRIMTVAFENVQQDLVDAARDLGASPWARIRVAYMPALAPGILASLIIVFIQSIEEFAIAFIVGAPNFVTIPSILYSYLGYNFVRPNAAVVSLVLVVPNVLLMLGLERLLKSANPAQAGVKG; encoded by the coding sequence ATGGTAAGCCTGACAGATACACCCACGGCACCGGAAAAATCGCGCCCTTCGCGACGCCAGAAGGGAAGCGGGCTCAACCGGCTGTTGATGGGGATGCTTCTGGTGATCTGCACCATCTGGCTGGTCGTGCCCTTCGCTATGGCGGTTGTCTGGTCGCTGGTGGATCCCGAGACTGGCTGGAACTATCCCGATATCCTGCCACCCAGCCTGTCGTTTGCACGTTGGGTCGACGTCTGGACGACCACCGCGCTGCCTGACGCGTTGCGAAACTCTTATCTGCTTGCGCCGACTGCGGCGTTCATCACGCTTCTTCTGGCAACGCCGACCGCTTACTGCTTTGCCCGCTACGACTTTCCGGGCAAGGGGCTGGCTCAGGTTGCAACGCTCCTGCCTCTGGTTGTGCCGGGGTTTGTCCTGGCGATCTTCTTTTCGTCGCTGATCTTCAAGCTGGGGATCTATTCGCGTTTCCTGTCGATCCTGATCGCCCATTGCGTTCTGTTTCTTCCTTACGCGATCCGGATCATGACGGTCGCTTTCGAGAATGTGCAACAGGATCTGGTCGATGCCGCGCGCGACCTTGGCGCCTCGCCCTGGGCGCGTATCCGCGTAGCATACATGCCTGCGCTTGCACCGGGCATTCTGGCCTCCCTCATCATCGTTTTCATCCAATCGATCGAGGAATTCGCGATCGCCTTCATCGTGGGCGCACCAAATTTCGTGACCATTCCGTCAATCCTTTACTCCTATCTCGGGTACAACTTCGTCCGCCCCAACGCAGCGGTCGTCAGCCTTGTGCTCGTGGTTCCCAATGTCCTTTTGATGCTGGGTCTGGAGCGGCTTTTGAAATCCGCCAATCCCGCCCAGGCCGGTGTCAAAGGATGA